One part of the Lotus japonicus ecotype B-129 chromosome 2, LjGifu_v1.2 genome encodes these proteins:
- the LOC130736392 gene encoding WPP domain-associated protein: MDEIFGYMDGRFEVSLAGSTMMWIVHRAMNRAQEKMKTKTGVIERLNEISKFYELAVMQLEGCLSIVLAETETSFLESKHEEVLNDLREIKDRLQWRLKESELAMLEKDRELTKRLENEFQLRQALEVKERELVALGANHTIETSNFHAENDETKRTVHGDGDFRDLRTSVDQQMMNIRQGLEAPQHDNMLGEIEEIGSDIDMLKESIDLAFGKMQSALFMGEMGPKERQWKLTIEKDVMSISIKSFMMEFQKNIENQVFKCWKKHWSQFMYEITSLQHELATLNETCPEDSDCSTLSSPTKSLQEEGTHEIKEEKSLAEEENENGSNFVAKMKKIHESIIRQKSEEVNMNKPGTVQEKKAFNSKKTKELNFLREKIHSVSERLENIINWNGRLSESFFNQIAIQDKEELPERRLSEVYEAGRVRKNVDAWGRLGEEVKEVSNARNISVLNVEKEYSSMRNSIFEDMYGSINDLVEEFESKSCNFEFEKLIQEGLYLSYLREMINEWNERIERNTIERKIRDDIDLIIFYRAVKDISYNQEFAMVKSHGGEAKEHCLQCSIFSNQLDKIRSNIDEDIREKIQHLVLAETFKDFVNIATSVLMDHIANTIHDTFHDQLSSIITEGIVKEDVTMVVFRAVLKEWKLDLENYQMENLIREKIHQVLFVETLNDACVLSMEFKQPVKDIITIDDDDSIMMRNQIQKFQGERNLTIVLLESLLSCFEAEENLMLSARSEIKEHSKQLDLGSERGDLYEHEIFEDLLTGEEQTFSSLTSKVEHLLQQLGISKALLRELGTSLGHRLRDSENFHYQMSTNVDVQLKLSSIFLPLFNLLPTFAEFDTMVCQKFKMMTMSLIHTLTFSQNYGHRLEKMKCCLNPVIEMVDCLRNKELLYQKAFVRRCQNLQKAESEVDLLGDQVDALLILLEKIYVTLSLCAPSLQQYFEVYNILELIKTELTN; encoded by the exons ATGGATGAGATATTTGGATATATGGATGGAAGATTTGAAGTATCTCTGGCTGGTTCCACAATGATGTGGATTGTGCACCGGGCCATGAACAGAGCTCAGGAGAAAATGAAGACAAAAACGGGAGTCATTGAGCGCTTGAATGAGATATCGAAATTCTACGAGCTAGCAGTGATGCAACTTGAAGGTTGTCTAAGCATTGTTCTTGCAGAGACCGAAACCAGCTTCCTTGAGAGTAAACATGAAGAGGTACTAAACGATTTGAGAGAAATCAAAGATCGCCTTCAATGGCGTTTGAAGGAATCCGAATTAGCCATGTTAGAGAAGGATAGAGAATTGACAAAAAGattggaaaatgagtttcaaCTCAGGCAAGCTTTAGAGGTAAAAGAGAGGGAATTAGTTGCTTTAGGCGCAAACCACACTATCGAAACAAGTAATTTCCATGCTGAGAATGATGAAACAAAAAGAACTGTGCATGGTGATGGAGATTTTCGCGATTTGAGGACTAGTGTGGATCAACAAATGATGAATATTAGACAAGGACTCGAAGCACCACAACATGATAACATGTTAGGGGAG ATTGAAGAGATAGGTTCAGACATTGACATGCTAAAGGAGTCTATAGATCTTGCTTTTGGGAAGATGCAAAGTGCACTTTTCATGGGTGAGATGGGTCCAAAAGAGAGGCAGTGGAAGTTGACAATTGAGAAAGATGTAATGTCTATATCAATTAAAAGTTTCATGATGGAGTTTCAAAAGAACATTGAGAATCAGGTTTTCAAATGTTGGAAGAAGCACTGGTCACAATTCATGTATGAAATTACAAGTTTGCAGCATGAACTAGCCACCTTGAATGAAACATGTCCTGAAGATTCTGATTGTTCTACCCTTTCTTCCCCAACAAAGTCTTTACAAGAAGAAGGAACTCATGAAATCAAGGAGGAAAAATCATTAGCAGAGGAAGAGAATGAAAATGGAAGCAACTTTGTTGCTAAGATGAAAAAGATTCACGAGTCAATTATTCGCCAGAAGAGTGAAGAAGTGAATATGAATAAGCCTGGAACAGTACAAGAAAAAAAGGCCTTCAACTCAAAGAAAACAAAGGAGCTTAATTTTCTGAGAGAAAAAATTCATTCTGTTAGTGAAAGGTtggaaaatattataaattggAATGGTAGATTGAGTGAATCTTTTTTCAACCAAATTGCTATTCAAGACAAGGAAGAACTTCCAGAGAGGAGGCTATCAGAAGTATATGAGGCTGGTAGAGTGAGAAAGAATGTTGATGCATGGGGAAGACTTGGGGAAGAGGTAAAAGAAGTCTCTAATGCAAGAAATATAAGTGTGTTAAACGTAGAAAAGGAGTATAGCTCAATGCGAAATTCAATATTTGAAGACATGTATGGTTCTATAAATGATCTTGTAGAAGAATTTGAGAGTAAATCATGTAATTTTGAGTTTGAGAAGCTAATACAGGAAGGTTTATACCTGTCCTACTTAAGGGAGATGATCAACGAGTggaatgaaagaattgaaagaaACACAATCGAAAGGAAAATTAGAGACGACATAGATCTCATTATCTTCTACAGGGCGGTTAAGGATATCAGTTATAATCAAGAATTTGCCATGGTCAAGAGTCATGGTGGTGAAGCTAAGGAGCATTGTTTGCAATGCTCAATATTTAGTAATCAATTAGACAAAATAAGAAGCAACATAGACGAGGATATAAGAGAAAAGATACAACATCTTGTGTTAGCAGAAACATTTAAAGATTTTGTCAACATTGCAACTTCAGTTTTAATGGATCATATAGCGAACACCATTCATGATACTTTTCATGATCAGTTAAGCTCCATAATCACAGAAGGTATTGTGAAGGAAGATGTCACTATGGTTGTATTTAGAGCTGTGCTTAAGGAATGGAAGTTGGATTTAGAAAATTACCAAATGGAGAACCTCATCAGAGAGAAGATACACCAAGTGCTCTTTGTTGAGACATTGAATGATGCATGTGTCTTATCCATGGAATTCAAACAACCAGTTAAAGACATTATCACTATAGATGACGATGACTCTATTATGATGCGaaatcaaattcagaaattTCAGGGAGAGAGAAACTTGACCATTGTATTGTTAGAGTCTCTACTTAGTTGTTTTGAAGCTGAGGAGAATTTGATGCTAAGTGCTCGGTCCGAGATTAAGGAACATAGCAAACAACTTGACTTGGGTTCAGAGCGTGGAGACCTATATGAGCATGAAATATTTGAAGATTTGTTAACTGGAGAGGAACAAACTTTCTCTTCACTAACAAGCAAGGTGGAACATCTTTTGCAGCAATTAGGTATAAGCAAAGCACTTCTGAGGGAGTTAGGCACAAGCTTAGGACACAGGCTACGTGATTCGGAGAATTTTCATTATCAAATGTCTACCAACGTTGATGTGCAATTGAAGCTGTCTTCTATTTTCTTGCCTCTTTTCAATCTTTTACCAACATTTGCAGAATTTGACACAATGGTGTGCCAAAAATTTAAGATGATGACTATGAG CCTTATACACACCCTTACATTTTCCCAAAACTATGGACATAGGCTCGAAAAGATGAAATGTTGTTTGAATCCAGTTATTGAGATGGTCGATTGCTTGAGAAACAAGGAATTACTTTACCAGAAGGCCTTCGTTAGAAGGTGCCAAAATCTCCAAAAAGCTGAATCTGAG